From the Deinococcus radiophilus genome, one window contains:
- a CDS encoding Ig-like domain-containing protein: MILQKKLMAAFVTVPLLLASCGGGTPDLGTGNGPGSGSNGAPIVKFVNAPTVTSPNVTVPVRVSDDDKITAVGWVLDAGTANERRGTLSADQIRSTFNLSFSELTAGQHNLVVTATDSMGKRTSATYSFTVDATAPTLSSVMVNGKPVQNGGTVTLATDVPMQVSVTAKDNTGTALIQLFQGNTLLGEGSGTLNAEVIPPSAGTFNYTVRVTDRVGNVTEQAFTVTYSGTSTELPAPQPIIRINNLDDAPYSDILSVTVSAGLAAGAEIDRVILEVTDARGIVDTTTYVANNENPTFSIDTTKYPDGNLTLRAVAVDTAGKRGTSSNLVTTVKNNIAPTLSIVSPSDGGVVRGPTTITVQLKEENTPVTLGTQEVTLEIFDERGQLVTTRQAPLRQSSRGLWQASTTVDFTDAQFVVTDYTIRASLDVTLQGENFTRTVEDTANVTNNIRSTEAPALNILMPAFYGELGVERPVLSRRSAVALQISDSDAIAAALLTFTCDTTVVSDCTSKANSASYQYQIPVGGAGVHQRLLNIGFLMDGQPLLPNGAYVMRLTARDQAGNENTREMPVTVDRGVAEIVGLDPAEPTKGGEDPKSKFTPPSASWTLTGNRINPVRVMTVVYNSNDEELGFLNSSIVKPEQSISYGRTFIAEGEYAAGFLVQDLVTGAVEYFPYNDYAVFVQQQQ, encoded by the coding sequence ATGATCCTGCAGAAAAAACTAATGGCGGCCTTTGTCACCGTACCTTTGCTGCTGGCCAGCTGTGGGGGCGGCACTCCCGATCTGGGTACGGGCAATGGCCCTGGCTCCGGCAGCAACGGTGCACCTATCGTCAAATTCGTCAACGCTCCCACTGTGACCTCACCTAACGTTACTGTTCCGGTCCGCGTCTCGGACGATGACAAGATCACAGCGGTGGGCTGGGTCTTGGACGCTGGTACCGCCAACGAACGCCGTGGAACACTCAGTGCCGATCAAATCAGGAGCACTTTTAACCTCAGCTTCAGCGAACTGACTGCTGGCCAGCACAATCTGGTTGTGACGGCCACCGACAGCATGGGCAAACGCACCAGCGCCACTTACAGCTTTACCGTAGACGCTACAGCTCCCACCTTGAGTAGTGTCATGGTCAACGGCAAACCTGTGCAGAATGGTGGGACCGTGACCCTCGCCACCGATGTGCCCATGCAGGTCAGTGTTACGGCCAAAGACAATACGGGCACCGCGCTCATCCAGCTGTTCCAGGGCAATACCTTGCTGGGAGAAGGAAGCGGCACCCTGAATGCCGAAGTGATTCCTCCAAGCGCGGGAACGTTCAACTACACCGTGCGGGTGACAGACCGGGTAGGCAACGTGACTGAGCAGGCTTTCACAGTCACTTACTCCGGTACTTCTACCGAGTTGCCCGCGCCTCAACCGATCATCCGCATCAATAATCTTGATGACGCTCCTTACAGCGACATCCTCAGTGTGACGGTATCGGCCGGTCTGGCCGCTGGCGCTGAAATTGACCGTGTCATCCTCGAAGTGACAGATGCCCGCGGTATCGTAGACACCACCACCTATGTCGCCAACAACGAGAACCCCACCTTCAGCATTGATACGACCAAGTATCCCGATGGGAATCTAACCTTGCGGGCTGTTGCGGTAGATACTGCAGGCAAGCGTGGCACCAGTTCAAACCTTGTGACCACCGTTAAAAACAACATTGCACCTACCCTGTCCATCGTCTCTCCCAGTGACGGCGGTGTGGTGCGCGGACCAACCACCATTACCGTACAGCTCAAGGAAGAGAACACGCCTGTCACATTGGGAACCCAGGAAGTGACCTTGGAGATTTTCGACGAGCGCGGTCAATTGGTGACCACCCGTCAAGCTCCTCTGCGCCAGTCCAGCCGTGGACTGTGGCAGGCCAGCACTACCGTGGACTTTACGGACGCCCAGTTTGTGGTTACGGATTACACCATCCGTGCCTCATTGGACGTGACCTTACAAGGTGAGAACTTCACCCGCACGGTAGAAGACACGGCCAACGTCACCAATAACATCCGCTCTACCGAGGCTCCAGCGCTGAACATCCTGATGCCAGCTTTCTATGGTGAGCTGGGAGTGGAACGCCCCGTCCTGAGCCGGAGGAGCGCCGTGGCCCTCCAAATTTCGGACAGTGACGCTATTGCGGCAGCCCTACTGACCTTTACCTGTGACACCACGGTGGTTTCGGACTGCACGAGCAAGGCCAACTCTGCGTCCTACCAGTATCAGATTCCGGTTGGTGGAGCTGGAGTGCATCAGCGCCTGCTGAACATCGGCTTCCTGATGGACGGTCAGCCGCTGCTGCCCAACGGTGCTTATGTGATGCGCCTGACCGCCCGTGACCAGGCGGGGAACGAGAACACCCGCGAAATGCCGGTCACGGTGGACCGCGGAGTGGCTGAGATTGTGGGGCTGGATCCAGCAGAACCTACAAAGGGAGGTGAAGACCCAAAGAGTAAGTTCACTCCCCCTTCTGCATCCTGGACACTGACTGGAAACCGGATTAACCCTGTGCGCGTCATGACCGTTGTTTACAACAGCAATGACGAAGAGCTCGGCTTCTTGAACTCATCCATTGTCAAACCAGAGCAGTCCATTAGCTACGGGCGAACCTTCATTGCAGAGGGCGAGTACGCAGCTGGCTTCCTTGTTCAGGATCTGGTGACTGGAGCAGTAGAATACTTCCCATATAACGATTACGCCGTTTTCGTTCAGCAGCAGCAATGA
- a CDS encoding pyruvate, water dikinase regulatory protein, which produces MTLPRHVIVVSDHTGITAENMARALLAHFPDEDLTYALRSFVDTPDKAQAVAHEVAVLAEQEPRPLLFTTITVPEVLEWLREAPAVHFDLLSQSVDRLEAEFGSQATRLPGRFHDMTDQQGYLRRMEALDFALATDDGVGDKQYGLADVILVGVSRAGKTPTSLFLALNHGVRASNYPLAEDDFEQLSLPRPLEAHRAKLFGLTIDPRRLHAIRTQRKAGSQYASLEQCEYEVRRAERLYAQWKIPVRDTTSSSVEEIASGILNYLR; this is translated from the coding sequence ATGACCCTTCCCAGGCACGTCATCGTGGTTTCCGATCACACTGGAATCACCGCCGAAAACATGGCCCGCGCCCTGCTGGCGCACTTTCCAGACGAGGACCTGACCTACGCGCTCCGGTCTTTCGTGGATACTCCTGACAAGGCGCAGGCCGTTGCGCACGAGGTGGCCGTGTTGGCTGAACAAGAGCCGCGCCCCTTGCTGTTTACCACCATCACTGTGCCGGAGGTGCTGGAGTGGCTGCGCGAGGCTCCGGCAGTTCATTTTGATCTGCTGAGCCAGAGTGTGGACCGCCTAGAAGCCGAATTCGGCAGCCAGGCGACCCGTTTACCAGGCCGCTTTCACGACATGACCGATCAGCAGGGCTATCTGCGCCGCATGGAGGCGCTGGATTTTGCCTTGGCGACAGATGACGGTGTGGGCGACAAGCAGTATGGCCTCGCCGATGTCATTCTGGTCGGGGTTTCTCGCGCAGGCAAGACGCCGACCAGTCTGTTCCTGGCCCTTAATCACGGGGTTCGCGCCAGCAACTATCCGCTGGCCGAAGACGATTTCGAGCAACTCAGCCTGCCCCGGCCCCTGGAAGCCCACCGCGCCAAGCTGTTCGGCCTGACGATTGATCCCCGGCGGCTACACGCCATCCGCACCCAGCGCAAGGCGGGCAGCCAGTACGCCAGTCTGGAACAGTGCGAGTACGAGGTGCGCCGCGCCGAGCGGCTGTATGCGCAATGGAAAATCCCCGTGCGGGACACCACCAGCTCTAGCGTGGAGGAAATCGCATCGGGGATTTTGAACTATTTGCGCTAA
- the ppsA gene encoding pyruvate, water dikinase — MDMIRPFETLQMTDVEIVGGKNASIGEMIQGLAEADVRVPGGFATTADAFRLFLRENGIEERINDRLSGLDVNDVAELARAGAEIRTLVEEAALPAPLEAAIREAYAGLGDEVDVAVRSSATAEDLPEASFAGQQETFLNVRGIDDVLKYVRLVFASLYNDRAISYRVHQGFEHSEVALSAGVQRMVRTDLGVSGVAFTLDTESGFRDAVFVTSSYGLGEMVVQGAVNPDEFFVYKPALAQGKKAVIRRTRGSKQKKMIYADAGGVQTVDVDAAEQAAFSLNDEDLHELARQCVTIENHYGRPMDIEWGKDGRDGQIYILQARPETVQSRAGRTLERFEMKEQGEVLVEGRAVGNRIGAGVVRVVSDLSQMESVQEGDVLVADMTDPDWEPVMKRASAIVTNRGGRTCHAAIIARELGIPAVVGSGTATRDLQSGQEVTVSCAEGDTGYVYAGQLNFELNRVELDAMPEVGMKIMMNVASPDRAFSFAALPNEGVGLARVEFVISNVIGIHPRALLDYPNVPDDVKALIEEKTAGYDSPRDFFREKLAEGVASIAAAFAPKPVIVRLSDFKSNEYAHLIGGGSYEPTEENPMIGFRGASRYRSDDFAEAFRLECEAMRQVRDDMGLTNVQLMIPFVRTVAEGVRILDILRSNGLKQGENDLKVIMMCEVPSNAILADQFLEHFDGFSIGSNDLTQLTLALDRDSGLVADMFDEQNEAVLSLMSMAIKAAKARGKYVGICGQSSSDHPALAQWLMDQGIDSVSLNPDSVLSTWLHLAGEGR; from the coding sequence ATGGATATGATTCGCCCCTTTGAAACCCTGCAGATGACCGATGTCGAAATTGTCGGCGGCAAGAACGCTTCTATCGGTGAAATGATTCAGGGGCTGGCCGAAGCCGATGTACGCGTACCCGGCGGCTTTGCGACCACCGCCGATGCCTTCCGGCTCTTCCTACGCGAGAACGGCATTGAGGAGCGGATCAATGATCGCCTGAGCGGCCTGGACGTGAACGACGTGGCTGAGCTGGCCCGCGCCGGAGCCGAAATCCGCACCCTCGTGGAAGAAGCTGCGCTGCCTGCGCCGCTGGAAGCCGCCATCCGCGAAGCTTATGCGGGCCTGGGCGACGAGGTGGACGTGGCCGTGCGCTCCTCCGCCACTGCCGAGGACCTGCCCGAAGCCAGCTTCGCGGGCCAGCAGGAAACTTTCCTCAACGTGCGCGGCATTGACGATGTCCTGAAATACGTGCGGCTGGTGTTCGCCAGCCTGTACAACGACCGGGCCATTTCGTACCGCGTCCACCAGGGCTTCGAGCACTCCGAGGTGGCGCTCTCGGCGGGCGTGCAGCGGATGGTCCGCACTGACCTTGGCGTCAGCGGCGTGGCCTTTACCCTGGACACCGAGAGCGGCTTCCGTGACGCGGTGTTCGTGACCTCCTCGTACGGCCTGGGTGAAATGGTGGTGCAGGGCGCGGTGAACCCCGACGAGTTCTTCGTGTACAAGCCCGCACTGGCCCAGGGTAAAAAAGCCGTGATCCGCCGCACGCGCGGCAGCAAGCAAAAGAAAATGATCTACGCCGACGCGGGCGGGGTACAGACGGTGGATGTGGACGCCGCCGAGCAAGCCGCCTTTTCGCTGAACGATGAAGACCTGCACGAGCTGGCCCGCCAGTGCGTGACCATCGAGAATCACTATGGCCGCCCGATGGACATCGAGTGGGGTAAGGACGGACGCGACGGCCAGATCTATATCCTCCAGGCCCGCCCGGAAACAGTGCAGAGCCGCGCCGGGCGCACCCTGGAACGCTTCGAGATGAAAGAGCAGGGTGAGGTGCTGGTTGAGGGCCGCGCCGTGGGCAACCGCATCGGCGCAGGCGTGGTGCGGGTGGTCAGCGACCTGAGCCAGATGGAAAGCGTGCAAGAAGGTGACGTGCTGGTGGCCGACATGACCGACCCCGACTGGGAACCCGTCATGAAGCGGGCCAGCGCCATTGTGACCAACCGGGGCGGGCGCACCTGTCACGCCGCCATCATCGCCCGCGAGCTGGGGATTCCAGCGGTGGTGGGCAGCGGCACGGCCACCCGTGACCTGCAAAGCGGCCAGGAGGTCACCGTCTCCTGCGCCGAGGGCGACACCGGGTATGTGTATGCGGGCCAGCTGAACTTCGAGCTGAACCGCGTCGAGCTGGACGCCATGCCCGAAGTCGGCATGAAAATCATGATGAACGTGGCCTCGCCGGACCGCGCCTTTTCCTTTGCGGCGCTGCCGAATGAAGGCGTGGGCCTGGCCCGCGTGGAGTTCGTGATTTCCAACGTGATCGGCATTCACCCCCGCGCCCTGCTGGACTACCCGAATGTGCCGGACGACGTCAAGGCCCTGATCGAGGAAAAGACCGCCGGCTACGATAGCCCGCGCGACTTTTTCCGCGAGAAACTGGCCGAAGGGGTCGCCAGCATCGCCGCCGCCTTTGCGCCCAAGCCGGTGATCGTGCGCCTGAGCGACTTCAAGAGCAACGAGTACGCCCACCTGATCGGCGGGGGAAGCTACGAGCCGACCGAGGAAAACCCCATGATCGGCTTCCGGGGCGCCAGCCGCTACCGCAGCGACGACTTTGCCGAAGCTTTCCGCCTGGAGTGCGAGGCCATGCGCCAAGTGCGCGACGACATGGGCCTGACCAACGTGCAGCTGATGATTCCCTTTGTGCGGACCGTGGCCGAGGGCGTGCGCATCCTGGACATCCTGCGCAGCAATGGCCTGAAGCAGGGCGAGAACGACCTCAAGGTCATCATGATGTGCGAAGTGCCGAGCAACGCCATCCTGGCCGATCAGTTCCTGGAGCACTTCGACGGCTTCTCGATTGGGTCGAACGACCTGACGCAGCTGACCCTGGCGCTAGACCGCGACTCGGGACTGGTGGCTGATATGTTCGACGAGCAGAACGAAGCCGTCCTGAGCCTGATGAGCATGGCAATCAAGGCCGCCAAAGCCAGGGGCAAATATGTGGGCATCTGCGGTCAGAGCTCCAGCGATCACCCCGCGCTGGCCCAGTGGCTGATGGATCAGGGCATCGATTCGGTCAGCCTGAACCCCGACAGCGTGTTGAGTACCTGGCTGCACCTGGCGGGTGAAGGGCGGTAA
- a CDS encoding HNH endonuclease codes for MSYEWPSEQFEYALANMRLTDTNRRVLQAFLDAPSHTLTAHSLAEAAALPGGWSAANLRIGELSRKFASTLGPLPNADDGDPHWWRYVATGKWQDGRFYWTLRPQLKAALLGLGWQAATGVVSEWGEVPAAQAQTYAEGAVRRVYVNAYERNQAARAACLDHYGHTCQVCKTDLTQVYGEVARGYLQVHHLRPLADLQREYEVDPVRDLLPVCPNCHTMLHRRSPPYTPEELRQLMGQ; via the coding sequence ATGTCATACGAATGGCCGTCCGAACAGTTTGAGTACGCCCTAGCCAACATGCGCCTGACGGACACCAACCGGCGGGTATTGCAGGCTTTCTTAGATGCGCCTTCGCATACGCTCACCGCTCACTCGCTGGCCGAAGCCGCCGCCCTGCCTGGAGGATGGAGTGCAGCGAACCTGCGCATAGGCGAACTCTCCCGCAAGTTTGCGTCCACGCTGGGACCGCTTCCGAATGCAGATGACGGTGATCCCCACTGGTGGCGCTACGTCGCTACTGGAAAGTGGCAGGATGGCCGTTTTTATTGGACGTTACGCCCACAATTGAAGGCCGCACTGCTGGGGCTGGGTTGGCAGGCGGCAACTGGCGTGGTCAGTGAGTGGGGCGAGGTTCCGGCCGCGCAAGCCCAGACCTACGCAGAAGGCGCAGTTCGGCGGGTGTATGTTAACGCCTACGAGCGCAATCAGGCCGCCAGAGCCGCTTGCTTGGATCATTACGGACACACCTGCCAGGTGTGCAAAACCGATCTAACCCAGGTGTACGGCGAGGTCGCGCGGGGGTATCTGCAAGTCCACCACCTACGCCCACTGGCTGACTTGCAGCGAGAATATGAGGTTGATCCGGTCAGGGATCTCCTTCCAGTCTGCCCCAACTGCCACACCATGCTGCACCGGCGAAGCCCGCCGTACACGCCGGAAGAACTGCGGCAGCTGATGGGCCAGTGA
- a CDS encoding flavin reductase family protein, which yields MLSETSADFFGYYPGTVALVTAIYQGQRNVMAAGWHTALSSEPPLYGVAIGRERATYGLIAASGEFGVNFVPAKQARAIQGGGVLSLHDGADKFAALGLTPLPEQPLALREAYLAYHCRLTATLPVGDHDLFVGQVQRTHFDPAQYDERRLFVGQAAIYLGRSEYVTSGAARQSFPPQLYRPEEG from the coding sequence ATGCTCAGCGAAACGTCCGCAGATTTTTTTGGCTACTATCCCGGCACCGTGGCGCTGGTGACGGCAATCTATCAGGGTCAGCGCAACGTGATGGCGGCAGGCTGGCACACCGCCCTGAGCAGCGAACCGCCGCTCTACGGCGTAGCGATTGGCCGGGAGCGGGCCACCTATGGGCTGATTGCCGCCAGCGGCGAGTTTGGCGTGAACTTTGTGCCTGCCAAGCAGGCCCGCGCCATTCAGGGCGGCGGCGTGCTGAGCCTGCACGACGGGGCGGACAAGTTCGCGGCGCTGGGCCTGACCCCGCTGCCGGAGCAGCCGCTGGCACTGCGGGAGGCGTATCTGGCCTACCACTGCCGCCTCACGGCCACGCTGCCGGTAGGCGACCACGACCTGTTTGTGGGACAGGTGCAGCGCACGCACTTTGACCCCGCGCAGTACGACGAGCGGCGGCTGTTTGTCGGGCAGGCGGCCATTTACCTGGGCCGCAGCGAATACGTGACAAGTGGGGCGGCGCGCCAGAGCTTTCCGCCGCAGCTGTACCGCCCGGAGGAGGGGTGA
- a CDS encoding HAD family hydrolase — translation MNPKTQILLLDVDGVLIELPDFYCSRFESGPVREFFAGPFQSASTGQSDLLDHLPDFMDQIGREGTPQDFYREWLDYENRPHTPMLDAVRELRTLGWRIYLATNQEAHRTAHLLRESGLEELVDGHLASYAVGHRKPSAAYYAAVTEQLGKPPQDVIFWDDSAENVTAARAAGWQARLFTDVASFRQAMELDGTAQL, via the coding sequence GTGAATCCAAAGACCCAGATTCTGCTGCTGGATGTGGACGGCGTGCTGATCGAGCTTCCAGACTTTTACTGCTCGCGCTTTGAATCCGGGCCAGTCCGCGAGTTTTTCGCGGGGCCGTTCCAGTCCGCGTCCACTGGCCAAAGTGATTTGCTGGACCATCTGCCTGACTTTATGGACCAGATAGGCCGCGAGGGTACGCCACAGGACTTTTACCGCGAGTGGCTGGACTACGAGAACCGCCCACACACGCCGATGCTGGACGCCGTACGCGAGTTACGCACTCTGGGCTGGCGGATCTACCTGGCGACCAATCAAGAAGCACACCGTACCGCTCACTTGCTGCGCGAGTCGGGGCTGGAAGAACTGGTAGACGGCCATCTCGCGAGCTACGCGGTGGGGCACCGCAAGCCAAGTGCCGCATACTACGCTGCCGTGACCGAGCAATTGGGGAAGCCACCCCAGGACGTCATCTTCTGGGATGACAGTGCAGAAAATGTGACGGCAGCGCGGGCCGCTGGTTGGCAGGCGCGACTGTTTACCGATGTGGCCAGTTTCCGGCAAGCCATGGAACTGGATGGGACAGCGCAGCTTTAA
- the yidD gene encoding membrane protein insertion efficiency factor YidD: MRVHPAPSADRLALEAIRLYQRYLSPYKGFRCACAALHGGESCSAAVSRIIRTQGLRTGQADIAAQFRQCRAAHDAILHGAPLARSVSPQAGMRGVFCCGPIPIPFRCG, from the coding sequence ATGCGTGTGCATCCTGCTCCCAGCGCCGACCGGCTGGCCTTGGAAGCCATCCGTCTATATCAGCGTTATCTCTCCCCCTATAAGGGCTTTCGCTGCGCGTGCGCCGCGCTGCATGGCGGTGAAAGCTGTTCGGCAGCGGTGAGTCGGATCATCCGTACTCAGGGCCTCAGGACAGGCCAGGCTGACATCGCCGCGCAGTTCCGGCAGTGCCGCGCCGCCCACGACGCCATTCTGCACGGCGCACCACTGGCGAGGAGCGTCTCCCCACAAGCTGGAATGCGCGGCGTATTCTGCTGTGGCCCTATTCCCATTCCCTTCCGGTGCGGCTGA